Sequence from the Phragmites australis chromosome 6, lpPhrAust1.1, whole genome shotgun sequence genome:
TTAAGATATCACATCAATAAAATAGACATAACTTCGCATAtagagtccaattgaggtgttTTTGGATTTATTGGAAAGCTTATGCCAAATGATTTTCAATGGATCTGCtctcacccttagattccttTTATATAGTCAGAGTCGATGAAATAAGATGATGCTTCACCATTTCAGGAATTATCAGGTTCTGTAAGCGTGTCGGGGCCTTATCATCAATCCCGAAACAGATTGAGAACTCTGACTAATCTATAAGGAACCTAAGGGTGagactagatccattggaaagaacTCATCATAAGTTTTCTAACAAGTCCGAGGACACCTCGATTGGACTTCGTATGCGAAGTTATACCCATTTTATTGACGTGCTATCATGAGACTCTAAGTagaatttggagtccgactaGAGCTCGACTTTGAATCCtagtagacttgaccttcgagatGACTTCTAAATAAGGTTGTAGTGTTTCTcacatgttcctaagtaacaaaacaacataaaaacttagtagtatcctATTCTTTACTAAGAAAATATAAATAGTGATAAACAAGTTCATCTTGTGTGTATCTGAATGAGTGATGTTCTCATCACATGCTGGCGCAGTTGGCCAGCTTTAGGAGGGAGTATGATTTTGttgtaattgaaaaaaaaaattctaactaaCTGCTTCACCCAAATCTATGGGGAAAAAAAGTTATCTTAAAAATCCACCATAATATAATATCAGTAATATTAGATGGAGACTAAACATGTATTTATATTTGGCACATACCAATCAATAGTTAGGACCTTCAAATCTTCAATCCTTGGACTTTCAAATCTTCAATCATTGGACCATGTTAGTGTATTTGATGCATTTTAAACCATATTTAATAATGGACGTCACTTcgaataatatattttatgctAACCTTCAGTTTGCATCATGTATAATAATTGTGTCTTTGACCGTGTTCACGTGATGAGAAATTCCATCGTCCTCAGCTTCTAAAGGTGCATTGGTGCTTCCTGCCTAAGCTTTCTTACTCTCGATtcatttttcatatctactCCGCATTTGTCCTCAAGTTGCTACAATCATCTCCCAATATCGGATCTCCAGAGTCCAAGTGTTGTCACTCGCAAACTTTAGCATCTACTTATATGCCTCACTGACGATGCCACCTCAAGTCATCATCTGCATGGCCGCTCCTCTCCAGCCATGTCTACCTCTTGTTGCATCCTCTCCTTAAGTCACTACCTGCACCGCAGCATCACCCAGATCATGTCTACCTCGCCACCACCTATCTCTACAATGTTATGTCCCTAATCGACATAGTGAGTATGTAAGCCGAGGGTCAGAGTACATGTAGAATGGCTTTCTAGTTGAATATGTAAAGTTAATGTGAATGAAATTGTTGGTCACGTGAGCATGATCAAATATCCATTccttaaataaaatattagctTCAAATATATTGGTCGAAATGGAAGTTGTTAAAGGTGGTTCGAAGTGCACCGAATGCACTTATACACGATCCGAAGTGAAATCTGCTTTATAAAAAAGTATATATCTTGTGCATCGATTTTATCGATGCAACTCTTGTGCATTTCCAAGTTCAAATTGTGCTTATGAGACGGGCGTTGTCGGCTTTCACGTGAGCTATAAAAGTAATGTTTTCGCCTTTTCAATATAGTTAGGCTATTATCAACTTTGTAATTGTCATCATCGATCTCTGGTTGCTTGATTGGCATTGTATTTCCCGAACTTTGTTTGTCTGTTTCTATAAAACAAAATTTCCAAAACCTTGTTGTTTAAGTCATCTTGATGCGATGGGCTACAATCACTTGTAACGTGAGCCACTGGACTAATTTAAGAATTCATTGCAATGCATTCCAGAAAAACATTAATACTATATATTAGACAATGAAGGACCGCCTCTGGACGCAACTGTAGAGTATGATCGCATGGTAGTATATATTAATTCACATCCTCTCGAAAAAGAGAGGTATCTGCGCATAACTATCTTTCTCCAGGATAAATTCATCAATTATTGaccaagcaatcaaacaaaCTAAAACTCAAGCTTATGGTCATACTGAAAAAACGCCATCCTGTCACATATCGGGTTGGAGTGcattttttgtagcaacatttATATAGTTATGATTTTCGTCGTTGAAAGTTGGTACCGTTGCAGGATGGTGCGGTCTTCCGGATTCAAATGGttctttatttttcaatattatcCGTAAGAGATACTTGGATTTCTACAACTCCTTATATGTCAATCCATAAAATATATCTCTATCTTGCAACAGAAATTATAACTACTCGTCCCGTTCAAAAATATatctctcaatttttttttaataataacaTCTCTATCATTTTAAAGCCCGTTTGCTTTATCTTTAGATGATGAGAATCTAATTCATTCTGTAGAATGCGTGAAAGATTCTTTCTATCAAATTATAAATAGTAGTATTCTGTGATATAACTTGGTTATATTAAAATagtttgtttttatttatttttttcttttaggttAGAATTgataattagaataaaaaaaacgaACAGGGTGTAGACGTCAGCCGCGATCCCCCATCCACACATCCAGTACAGTCAGTTTAAACCCCGGCGAGATATCCTCCGCGTGTAACGAACCCCACCAGATCGAAGGGATCGAACCGCCTCCGCGCCATTCACGACGCCGCCGGGGGCAGAGTCCACGCACGCCCCTCCGCGCCGCGCGCATATATATGTACACCCGCGCGCGCTTGTGCACTGCACCCCGTCGAACCCCTCCGAACTCTGCTCCGGCGCGACGCGCTGCGACCGTGGCCGCCGCAGGAACCACCATGGCAGCCGtcgtccgcctcctcctcctctgcgcgCTGCTCTTGGCTCCCCTCCCCGCGCTCGGCGGCGAGCCGTCGTCGTACGTCGTGTACCTCGGCGACCACGGGCACAGCGCGGCGCTGGGCACCCACGGCGCCGAGGAGCTGGCGGCGCTCGAGAGGGACGCCACCGACGCGCACtacggcctcctcgccggcgtaCTTGGAGAGTAAGGACGCGATCGCTAACCTCTTCTCGATCGAACCAATCCAGCATGCACACACACGTACGGCTTGGATGGGTTGATTGGTGTGTGTTAATGGCGGGATCCGCAATGCAGCAAGGAAAAGGCGCGGGAGGCGATCTTCTACTCGTACACCAAGCACATCAACGGCTTCGCCGCCAACCTcgacgccgccaccgccgccgagaTCGCCAGTGAGCCTCGCCCCTTGCCGGCGACAGCCTCTTGATCTCGTTTCCTTCCTAGAATTAACCGTCGACTAATTCTGTGTGCGCTTCCTTCTCTGACCAGAGCAACCCGGGGTGATGTCGGTCTTCCCGAACAGGGGCCGCAAGCTGCACACGACGCGGTCGTGGCAGTTCCTCGGCCTCGCGGGCCCTGGCGGCGTCCCCCGCGGCTCGGCGTGGCGGAAGGCGAGGTTCGGCGAGGACACCATCATCGGCAACTTCGACACCGGTGAGCCAGTCCAATCTTTGACCATCTCTTTCGCAATCGCATCTACGTCTTCTCGCTGTTTGACCTCGCCACGGCCATCGTTGTCGAGGCAGCGGTTTGCGATTAGATGCTGTACCAGCTGACGCTTCGGCTTCGCTAATCACTCCTTGCCTTCGGGCCAAACGCTCTTTCTTTAATCCTTCAAAATATCTTTCTCTAATCCTTGCGAAAAAGCAACCTTCCTTTAATCCCTaacaaacactcttcttttaaTCCTTCAAAGAAATCACTCGTTTGTTACACCTTTCTGGGCCTAATTATGGCAATTCTGTCCTGTTCGATCATTACTTGATTGGCTTTATTTTGACATAATCGGGATGCAGATGTGTAGCAATAGGAGTATAGTGCTGCCAAAAAGAGAATCTAAGCTTTTTTGTTTAGATATGACAAGGAAAATTTCCCGGCAGTAATCGGCCGTTACAATCGGTTTAGGTTACTTTGTAGGATAACGTTTTATTCTTTGAAAAGTaaattgcaatttttttgaaatcAATGTAGTTGGTAGTGATATAACGGGTGGCTACACCACACGGCACTTATATCTTAAAGTTCTATATTAAAAGATAGtggttgagaaattgaccaaaaccCGATTTTAACTCTCTACAATTGGCGCTGAAATGTCAAATACCAAAAACCGGTTTAATTGTATACAATTAGCGCAGAAACGTGAAATGTACAGTTTCGCAAAATTCCTCCACCTGCCCAGTATTTTTACCAAGACAATTCAGCCTAGTTGACATCTAAAAAACCATCGATTAGCTGTCAGAATATCCAATACATGCATTCCTGATAACTATACTTCGACCAATGAGGCAATGAATGGTTAGCATCCTATCCATATGGTTTAGCATCTTAACTTTTACTTTTTGCTAATGCAAACTAAGATGCACATGCTACATCTATCTGATTGAGAAAGATGGAGCAAGTCATGCACAGTGCTGTGCTGCTGAGTGCTGACTTTGCCCATCTACTAGTCGAATCAATCGATTCAGTTCGTTATCAGAGGAGCATAGGACCATCCATTGATTGGGCATGGTGATGCGTACATTCCTCCTAACTTTTTCTGCATGCTCTTTGCTCGGGGGACCTTGATAGCTGATAAACGCATCAGATGCATGCAGCCCAAAGATTGGTCATCTAGAGATTGTCCAGTGTTCACTTTACCTGAATTTTTCTCTCTTTGACTTTGAAATGTATGGATGATGTATTTGTAATTTGTTTTGTGGTATTTGACATGCTTTTGTTGGTATACATTTGTACTTTGTGGATGTAAAGGTGTCTGGCCAGAATCAGAGAGCTTTAGGGATGATGGCTTGGGACCAATTCCGTCCCAGTGGAAAGGAACGTGCGATAAAGGTCAAGATGATAAGTTCAATTGCAACAGGTAATTAGagttatacatatattttttgaaacatAATTAgtggtatatatttattttctatgtaTGAATTACTTTTCTTGATGAATGCGTTGTGCGCTAAATTGATCTCACTTCCGGCAAAACTGAGACCATCAATTTTAGGTTTTCAGTTGCCTCCTAAACTAAACTCCAATCTAATGTGCAATTTCAGTTGATGCAATATTACTTTTTCAAAAAGTTTTGTAGTGTGACCTCCAATTTTAGGACCATGCATGCTGGGAGCATATGCAGTGTATGTGATGCCAAAAGTTTTGAGTTGCTTGGTTTGGTATGGTGTAGCACTATCAAGATTGATGGGGTTGAGCGAGCTGAGACCACCACAATGCACGCCATGACTGGCAGTGAGACCACCACCAGTTGATGCCTGGGATCAAGCGGCAATGGTGATgggcatccatccatccatgcatcATGAATTCAGCTTGATCCCACTGAACAGTGGCATGACAACGAGTGATAGTGTGTCTCAACCCTAGTTCCTTCTGATCATTAGCAGTTAACTGAATAATGTGAAGTTAACCTGAATGTTCTGCATATTCTGAGCATGCATTATTGTGTTTTTCCCCTGAAAATTGGTCATACCTTCAAAAGGAAACCTTTAGAAGCCACATTAGGTAAGCAACGCCAGCATCCAGCGAAAAAGGAGAACCCTACTCCTTACGCCACTTCAACTTtagagaagatgaagtggattcTATTCTCGCCTttttttccccctcttctctgtATATTGATTTACTTATTCAGATGTACGTAATTGTGCAGTGTGCTAATTTCGAAGAATCATACTTATTTTCATCTTGTCAAGATGTGTCATTTCGCATAAACAACGCATTTTTCGCTTCCAAAGTAGACATGCATTCTAGCACTGTCATTTCAATCATTTAGTTGTTGTCCGCTCTTCCGGAGGCATCTTTAGCAGAACACTGCTGGGACAAGCAGTAGCAACTCAACATCTAGCTGGTGATCGCATCGTTTCCAAATGAATTTAACGAAATCCAATAGTCAGATTTGTATCAGAAATTCAAAGTAAGATCATTCAGCTGTAGAAACAAAGATGCGTCTTGTTAAAATTCGATAACTCTTCAATATCCTAGTTGCCTCGCTTCTCTGTAATAGCTATCTTTAGCCTGCTCTAACTTGTATGATCCGATAGGGTAGTTGTTCAAACCTGTTTTTATTTcatcataatataaaaataCGTAGCTCTCCTACGTATTTGCGaaaaaaagataactcttcAATATACTGAATGTTATTCCTCCCAATGTTACAGAAGTTTCAGCGTTTGATACGCCCGTAATGATGAACTTGGATACCAAATTATGAATCTTTTTTACAAACATTTGAAGAAGAGAGCGAAAAAGGTTGAGCTTTTCTTGTCatgttctcttctttttttggcgTGCGTGCAGGAAGCTGATCGGTGCGCGCTACTTCAACAAGGGCTACGCCTCGGCGGTGGGCGCGTTCAACGCGTCCATGTACGCCGCGCCGCGCGACATGGACGGGCACGGCACGCACACGCTGTCCACGGCCGGCGGCTCGCCGGTGCCCGGCGCGGCCGTGTTCGGATTCGGCAACGGCACGGCCTCCGGGGGCTCCCCCCGCGCGCGCGTGGCGGCCTACCGCGTGTGCTTCCCGCCCGTGAACGGCAGCGGGTGCTTCGACGCGGACATCCTGGCCGCGTTCGACGCCGCTATCCACGACGGCGTGCACGTGCTGTCCCTCTCCCTCGGCGGCGACCCCTCCGACTACTTCAACGACGGCATCGCCATCGGGTCTTTCCACGCCGTCCGCCGCGGCATCCCCGTCGTCTGCTCCGCCGGCAACTCGGGCCCCGGCCTGGGTACCGTCTCCAACGTCGCGCCGTGGATCTTCACCACCGGCGCCAGCACCATGGACCGCGAGTTCCCGTCCTACATCGTCTTCGACCAAGCAAAGGCCAAGGCACGCTTCTCCTCAGAATCCTCCCCTTTTGCGAGACCACCGCAGAAAAACCTTACAAAGATTAAGGCATGCATGATTAACTCGTCAAAGCTCACTTTTCCAAACTACTTGGTAGTTCTTGCGACGTACGTGCTAACTTGCTGATCGATCCATGGCCACGCAGGGGCAGAGCCTGTCGGTGATGGCGCTGCCGGAGAAGACCTCTTACCCATTGATCGACTCAGCTCAGGCTGCGGCTGCCAACGCAACCGAAAAGGACGCGTACGTGACAGTCTCCGAATGACTACAGCAGTGATCGAATACTCGAGTGATTAATTACTAATTAGTACACGTTAGTGACGAACTGTGTTGATTAATGATGAGCAGGCAGCTGTGCATGGTGGGGTCGCTGGACCCGGAGAAGGTGAAGGGGAAGATCGTGGTGTGCCTCCGTGGTATCAATGCCCGGGTTGAGAAGGGCGAGGCAGTCCGGCAGGCTGGCGGCGTCGGGATGGTGCTCGCCAACGACGCCAGCACCGGCAACGAGATCATCGCCGACGCGCACGTCCTCCCGGCCACGCACATCAAGTACAGCGACGGCCTGCTCCTCTACTCCTACATCAAGTCCACCAAGTAAGCTAAAGCTAGACGCCATTGCTGCCATTCTTGGGTGTTCATGCGAGGCATGATCGAGTTTGACACGTTGCCCTCGTTGCAAGGACTCCGACCGGGTTCATCACCAAGCCGGCGACGATCCTCGGCACGAAGCCGGCGCCGTTCATGGCCGCCTTCTCGTCACAGGGACCCAACACCGTCACCCCCGAGATCCTCAAGCCGGACATCACGGCGCCGGGGGTGAGCGTGATCGCGGCGTGGACCGGCGCCAACTCGCCCACGGACCTCGCCTTCGACCTGCGGCGCGTGGCCTTCAACTCGGAGTCCGGCACATCCATGTCCTGCCCGCACGTCTCCGGCAt
This genomic interval carries:
- the LOC133922453 gene encoding subtilisin-like protease SBT5.3 isoform X1, with the protein product MYTRARLCTAPRRTPPNSAPARRAATVAAAGTTMAAVVRLLLLCALLLAPLPALGGEPSSYVVYLGDHGHSAALGTHGAEELAALERDATDAHYGLLAGVLGDKEKAREAIFYSYTKHINGFAANLDAATAAEIAKQPGVMSVFPNRGRKLHTTRSWQFLGLAGPGGVPRGSAWRKARFGEDTIIGNFDTGVWPESESFRDDGLGPIPSQWKGTCDKGQDDKFNCNRKLIGARYFNKGYASAVGAFNASMYAAPRDMDGHGTHTLSTAGGSPVPGAAVFGFGNGTASGGSPRARVAAYRVCFPPVNGSGCFDADILAAFDAAIHDGVHVLSLSLGGDPSDYFNDGIAIGSFHAVRRGIPVVCSAGNSGPGLGTVSNVAPWIFTTGASTMDREFPSYIVFDQAKAKARFSSESSPFARPPQKNLTKIKGQSLSVMALPEKTSYPLIDSAQAAAANATEKDAQLCMVGSLDPEKVKGKIVVCLRGINARVEKGEAVRQAGGVGMVLANDASTGNEIIADAHVLPATHIKYSDGLLLYSYIKSTKTPTGFITKPATILGTKPAPFMAAFSSQGPNTVTPEILKPDITAPGVSVIAAWTGANSPTDLAFDLRRVAFNSESGTSMSCPHVSGIVGLLRTLHPDWSPAAIKSAIMTTAMETDNKGELIMNSSFLPASPFGYGAGHVSPVRAMNPGLVYDLSDADYLDFLCALRYNATMMAMFNGAPYTCPGEAPRSITDLNYPSITIVNVTAAGATARRRVKNVGLPGTYKAFVTEPAGVAATVTPSVLHFGAKGEEKGFEVKFQVKNATLAKDYSFGALVWTNGKHFVRSPLVVKALA
- the LOC133922453 gene encoding subtilisin-like protease SBT5.3 isoform X2, encoding MYTRARLCTAPRRTPPNSAPARRAATVAAAGTTMAAVVRLLLLCALLLAPLPALGGEPSSYVVYLGDHGHSAALGTHGAEELAALERDATDAHYGLLAGVLGDKEKAREAIFYSYTKHINGFAANLDAATAAEIAKQPGVMSVFPNRGRKLHTTRSWQFLGLAGPGGVPRGSAWRKARFGEDTIIGNFDTGVWPESESFRDDGLGPIPSQWKGTCDKGQDDKFNCNRKLIGARYFNKGYASAVGAFNASMYAAPRDMDGHGTHTLSTAGGSPVPGAAVFGFGNGTASGGSPRARVAAYRVCFPPVNGSGCFDADILAAFDAAIHDGVHVLSLSLGGDPSDYFNDGIAIGSFHAVRRGIPVVCSAGNSGPGLGTVSNVAPWIFTTGASTMDREFPSYIVFDQAKAKGQSLSVMALPEKTSYPLIDSAQAAAANATEKDAQLCMVGSLDPEKVKGKIVVCLRGINARVEKGEAVRQAGGVGMVLANDASTGNEIIADAHVLPATHIKYSDGLLLYSYIKSTKTPTGFITKPATILGTKPAPFMAAFSSQGPNTVTPEILKPDITAPGVSVIAAWTGANSPTDLAFDLRRVAFNSESGTSMSCPHVSGIVGLLRTLHPDWSPAAIKSAIMTTAMETDNKGELIMNSSFLPASPFGYGAGHVSPVRAMNPGLVYDLSDADYLDFLCALRYNATMMAMFNGAPYTCPGEAPRSITDLNYPSITIVNVTAAGATARRRVKNVGLPGTYKAFVTEPAGVAATVTPSVLHFGAKGEEKGFEVKFQVKNATLAKDYSFGALVWTNGKHFVRSPLVVKALA